The following coding sequences are from one Alosa alosa isolate M-15738 ecotype Scorff River chromosome 3, AALO_Geno_1.1, whole genome shotgun sequence window:
- the slitrk5b gene encoding SLIT and NTRK-like protein 5 — protein MHVWIATTLLAVTSLGFVEMLDRYGEICRELCDCEEKDGSLSVSCENRGIKSLAEIAPLHFSTYHLLLTGNLLKKLSFNDFVHYEGATILHLGNNDISEVKTGAFNGLQGLRRLHLNNNKIDSLRDDFFVGLELLEYLQLDYNYISLIDASAFSKLRHLEVIILNDNLLSSLPTNVFQYVPLTHLDLRGNQLKLLPYNGLLEHMNKIVELQLEENPWNCSCELIPLKAWLESISYTALVGDVVCETPFRLHGRDVDEVSKQELCPRRAIAEYEMHAEPARSSEAYHQTTPASVAASVTSSGILRSLRPTKGSRQSGKLRSKPTSRPSPNKQNYGPMVSYQTKSPVPLDCPTACNCNLQISDLGLNVNCQERKIESIADLIPKPYNPKKMYLTGNYIPMVHRSDFTEATGLDLLHLGNNRISVIHDSAFRDLVNLRRLYLNGNLIERLTEDMFYGLESLQFLYLEYNVIREIMSGTFEQVPNLQLLFLNNNLLKTLPEGVFNGLTLARLNLRNNHFRNLPVGGVLDQLKSLVQIDLFENPWDCSCSIVEMKLWLEQLNSGTVVNSVICESPVRLSGEDMRYIHASHLCSINSSLQGSAIPPSEESLPGSTITLESSLDYDTPYSTVPLSVLILALLMIFIMSVFITAGLFAVVRRRRKKTQHGRATSISADLSSFNSLYSNRAAAKVKSSAGHLYEYIPPPGNHPSKNPTYAINEHSAVERFRDFDDLNGAFTPNSDDELASNARSSVYSESTLDPLNKPSPMQDDNFFYRDILARDKQVPYRGSQHCKHSGHSSTQYNNQDYDVRPQFLHPDNRVPQTMVYCTAPATVYVEPNRSEYWELKAKLHFEPDYLEVHEKRTTFTQF, from the coding sequence ATGCATGTTTGGATTGCTACTACTCTGCTTGCAGTCACATCTCTGGGTTTTGTTGAGATGCTTGACAGATATGGAGAGATATGTAGAGAGCTGTGTGACTGTGAAGAGAAGGATGGGAGTCTGAGTGTCAGCTGTGAAAACAGAGGAATAAAAAGCCTGGCAGAGATAGCACCACTGCACTTTTCCACATATCATCTACTGCTCACTGGAAATCTCCTAAAGAAACTCTCTTTCAATGACTTTGTGCATTATGAGGGGGCCACCATTTTGCATTTAGGAAACAATGACATATCGGAAGTTAAAACAGGGGCATTTAATGGACTGCAAGGATTAAGAAGACTACATctaaacaataataaaattgaTTCTTTAAGGGATGACTTTTTTGTTGGTCTAGAACTACTGGAATATCTTCAGCTTGACTATAATTACATTTCCCTTATTGATGCCAGTGCCTTCAGCAAACTGCGTCATCTGGAGGTTATCATTTTGAACGACAACTTGCTGTCTTCCCTGCCAACCAATGTGTTCCAATATGTCCCCTTAACCCATCTTGACCTGCGGGGAAATCAGCTGAAACTGCTTCCGTACAACGGCCTGTTAGAACACATGAACAAAATTGTGGAATTACAGTTAGAGGAAAACCCTTGGAATTGCTCATGTGAACTCATCCCCCTCAAAGCTTGGCTGGAGAGCATTTCCTACACAGCCCTGGTGGGAGACGTGGTCTGCGAGACTCCGTTCCGGCTCCACGGGAGGGATGTGGATGAGGTCTCCAAGCAGGAGCTGTGCCCCCGGAGAGCAATTGCCGAGTATGAGATGCATGCAGAGCCTGCCCGGAGCAGTGAGGCGTACCATCAAACCACACCAGCCTCAGTGGCAGCATCTGTAACGTCATCAGGAATTTTACGCTCTTTAAGACCTACTAAGGGCTCTCGTCAGTCAGGCAAGCTGAGATCTAAACCCACCTCCCGACCATCTCCTAATAAACAAAACTATGGCCCCATGGTGTCCTACCAAACCAAATCTCCTGTGCCTTTGGACTGTCCTACTGCATGCAATTGCAACCTTCAGATATCAGACCTAGGTCTGAATGTGAACTGCCAAGAGAGAAAAATTGAAAGCATTGCTGATCTTATTCCTAAACCTTACAATCCTAAAAAAATGTACCTCACTGGAAATTATATCCCCATGGTGCATAGATCAGATTTCACTGAGGCCACTGGATTAGATCTGCTTCACTTGGGCAACAACCGAATCTCTGTCATTCATGACAGTGCTTTTCGGGATTTAGTAAATTTGCGAAGACTTTACTTGAATGGGAATTTAATAGAGCGCCTGACAGAAGACATGTTTTATGGGTTAGAGAGTCTGCAGTTCCTGTATTTAGAATACAATGTCATAAGAGAAATCATGTCAGGTACCTTTGAGCAAGTTCCCAACCTCCAGCTGCTCTTTCTCAATAACAATCTTCTCAAAACCCTACCAGAGGGAGTGTTTAATGGATTAACACTCGCTCGACTAAACCTGCGTAATAATCACTTCCGTAATCTACCGGTTGGTGGTGTGCTGGATCAGTTGAAGTCACTGGTGCAAATAGATCTTTTTGAAAACCCCTGGGATTGCTCATGCAGCATCGTGGAGATGAAGCTCTGGTTGGAGCAGCTCAACTCTGGTACAGTAGTAAACAGTGTGATATGTGAGTCCCCAGTGAGACTGTCTGGAGAAGACATGAGATATATCCATGCCTCTCATCTCTGCTCCATCAACTCCAGCCTCCAAGGCTCAGCCATCCCACCATCTGAAGAGTCGTTACCTGGCAGCACAATCACCTTGGAGTCGTCTCTAGACTATGACACGCCGTACAGTACAGTTCCGCTCTCGGTGCTCATCCTGGCGCTGCTCATGATCTTCATCATGTCTGTGTTCATCACAGCAGGCTTGTTTGCCGTGGTGAGACGGAGGCGGAAGAAAACGCAGCATGGCCGGGCCACATCCATAAGTGCAGATCTGAGCTCGTTCAACAGTCTGTACAGCAACAGAGCAGCCGCTAAAGTGAAATCCTCGGCGGGACATTTGTACGAGTACATCCCTCCTCCTGGCAATCACCCATCGAAAAACCCCACCTACGCCATTAATGAACACAGTGCAGTGGAGCGATTCAGAGACTTTGATGATCTGAATGGAGCGTTCACCCCCAATTCTGATGATGAGTTGGCCAGCAACGCGAGAAGTTCAGTGTACAGTGAGAGTACTCTGGACCCTCTCAACAAACCATCCCCCATGCAAGACGACAACTTTTTTTACAGAGATATTTTAGCACGGGACAAGCAGGTACCTTATAGAGGTAGTCAACACTGTAAACACAGTGGTCATTCTTCAACCCAATATAATAACCAAGACTACGATGTCAGACCACAGTTTTTGCATCCAGACAACAGAGTACCACAGACAATGGTGTACTGCACAGCACCAGCAACAGTGTATGTTGAACCCAATAGGAGTGAATATTGGGAGTTGAAAGCCAAGCTCCACTTTGAACCAGACTACCTTGAAGTCCATGAGAAACGGACAACATTCACCCAGTTTTAA